From one Phocaeicola salanitronis DSM 18170 genomic stretch:
- a CDS encoding TolC family protein translates to MIMKKQIIGIVCVAAMMSSCHIYKSYDRPETIDASGIYRDPVSPTDTLATTDTTNMGNLPWQEVFRDAKLQALIEEGLANNVDLQAAALRVEEAKVMLTAAKLSYLPSINLAPQGTATSMDGGNYVKAYTLPVAASWELDFFGKILNTKRGQKVAYLQSQYSEQATRSQIICGIANTYYSLLMLDRQVEITSQTVDIYKENVRTMEAMKIAGMTTEAAVAQMRAAYHQVQASLLDLQRQVRETENSLCVLLAKTPQPIDRNTLDEQVMPEDLTVGVPLQLLENRPDVKIAEMTLASAYYTTNQARAAFYPGLNITATAGWTNGSNISVANPAEFMFQALASLAQPIFNNGKLVANLKVSKAEEEIARMNYQQTILEAGEEVSNALRLYDTQDKKLEHDRQQVDQLDKAVTYTKALFQSGDATYLEILTAQQNLLSAQLTEVSDNMQRIQAVVSLYSALGGGRE, encoded by the coding sequence ATGATAATGAAGAAACAAATAATAGGAATTGTGTGCGTAGCTGCTATGATGAGCAGCTGCCACATTTATAAATCGTATGACCGTCCGGAAACGATAGATGCTTCGGGCATCTACCGTGACCCGGTTTCGCCTACGGATACGTTGGCAACAACCGATACGACAAATATGGGAAACCTGCCTTGGCAAGAAGTTTTCCGCGATGCCAAACTGCAGGCGCTTATTGAAGAGGGATTGGCGAACAATGTGGATTTGCAGGCTGCCGCCCTTCGGGTGGAAGAAGCGAAAGTCATGCTGACTGCTGCCAAGTTGTCTTATCTCCCTTCCATCAATCTGGCTCCTCAAGGTACTGCAACCAGCATGGATGGAGGAAATTATGTAAAGGCTTATACGCTGCCGGTTGCAGCCAGTTGGGAACTTGATTTCTTCGGTAAGATTCTGAATACGAAACGCGGGCAGAAGGTGGCTTATCTTCAGAGCCAATATTCTGAACAAGCTACACGTTCGCAAATCATTTGCGGCATTGCGAATACGTATTATTCTTTGTTGATGCTCGACCGTCAGGTAGAGATTACAAGCCAGACTGTAGACATCTATAAGGAAAACGTACGCACGATGGAAGCGATGAAAATTGCCGGAATGACTACCGAGGCTGCTGTAGCCCAGATGCGTGCCGCTTACCATCAGGTACAGGCTTCGTTGCTGGACTTGCAGCGTCAGGTGCGTGAAACTGAGAACTCGCTTTGCGTGCTGTTGGCAAAGACTCCTCAACCGATTGACCGCAATACTTTGGATGAGCAGGTGATGCCGGAAGATTTGACGGTAGGCGTTCCTTTGCAATTGTTGGAAAACCGTCCCGATGTTAAGATAGCCGAGATGACTTTGGCAAGTGCATATTATACAACCAATCAGGCGCGTGCTGCGTTTTATCCGGGATTGAACATTACGGCTACGGCAGGTTGGACGAACGGGTCGAACATTTCGGTTGCCAATCCGGCTGAGTTCATGTTTCAGGCATTGGCTTCATTGGCACAACCTATCTTTAACAATGGCAAATTAGTGGCTAACTTAAAGGTTTCGAAAGCTGAAGAAGAGATTGCACGTATGAATTACCAGCAGACCATTCTGGAAGCCGGAGAGGAAGTCAGCAATGCCTTGCGCCTCTATGATACACAGGACAAGAAACTGGAACACGACCGTCAGCAGGTAGACCAGTTGGACAAGGCGGTTACTTATACCAAAGCATTGTTCCAAAGTGGTGATGCCACATACCTGGAAATCCTGACGGCACAGCAGAAC
- a CDS encoding efflux RND transporter permease subunit — protein sequence MKLDKFINRPVLSTVISILLVILGFIGLATLPITQYPDIAPPTVSVSATYTGANAQAVLNSVISPLEDQINGVENMMYMQSTATNNGSARITVYFNQGTDPDMAQVNVQNRVTQAQGLLPAEVTQVGVTTMKRQTSMLMIFSIYDKEDKYNIEFLENYASINLIPEIKRVSGVGDANVMGTDYSMRIWLKPDVMAQYKLVPSDITGVLAEQNVEAAPGQFGERGNQSFQYTIRYKGRLSSETEFGDIVIKSLPNGELLRLKDVAEMELGRLTYNFNNTVNGHKAVSCIVYQMAGTNATETIANLEKVLAEYEKNLPEGLGINIAQSANDFLFASIHEVVKTLIEAFILVFIVVYIFLQDMRSTLIPAIAIPVALIATFFALKIIGFSINLLTLSAMVLAIAIVVDDAIVVVEGVHAKLDQGYKSTREASIDAMSELGSAIVSITLVMMSVFIPVSFMSGTAGTFYQQFGLTMAIAIGFSALNALTLSPALCALFLKPHTTETTLKERMGTAYKESRKILVARYTDALGKWMNPKIVILFTIVAILGMIFGLFSFGEHPVLCIVMIIISVLAFAGMTTDKFKNSFNKSYNSLLAKYKKRVVFFIHKRWLSMGMVAGAIVLLVVFMSITPTGMVPNEDTGTIMGSVTLPPGTSQERAREVLAQVDSLIAAEPAVQSRTVISGFSFIGSGQGPSYGSIIIKLKDWEERSTQQSSDIVVATLFMRSQKLFKDAQVLFFAPPMIPGYSISTDIELNMQDKTGGSLDHFFQVVNDYIAALQERPEINSASTNFNPSFPQYQLDIDAAACKKAGISPSDILTTMQGYFGGIYASNFNSFGKMYRVMIQAEPDATKNLESLNGIKVRGSDGEMAPISQFVSLKKIYGPDVISRFNLYTSIQVMVSPAAGYSSGQALQAIAEVANDNLPAGFGYELGGMAREEAQTTNTTGIIFVLCLVFVYLLLSAQYESYLLPLAVLLSIPCGLLGSFLFVNGFSALGSIPALKMVLGTMSNDIYMQIALIMLMGLLAKNAILIVEFALDRRKQGMSISWAAVLGASARLRPILMTSLAMIIGLLPLMFAFGVGAHGNRTLGASAIGGMLIGMIFQIFIVPILFVTFQWLQEKVKPMEWDSLDESEVESEIEQYTPTKR from the coding sequence ATGAAACTAGATAAATTTATTAACCGTCCGGTATTATCAACCGTTATCTCAATTTTGTTGGTAATCTTGGGTTTTATCGGTTTGGCTACTTTGCCAATTACCCAATATCCGGACATTGCGCCGCCTACCGTTTCGGTTAGTGCGACCTATACAGGTGCCAATGCGCAGGCTGTATTGAACTCTGTGATTTCTCCGTTGGAGGACCAGATCAATGGTGTGGAAAACATGATGTACATGCAGTCTACCGCTACCAATAACGGCTCGGCACGTATCACAGTGTATTTTAATCAAGGAACTGACCCCGATATGGCGCAGGTCAATGTGCAGAACCGTGTGACTCAGGCTCAAGGTCTGTTGCCTGCTGAAGTAACACAGGTCGGTGTGACCACCATGAAGCGTCAGACCTCTATGTTGATGATTTTCTCTATCTATGATAAGGAAGACAAATACAACATCGAGTTCCTCGAAAACTACGCAAGTATCAACTTGATTCCGGAAATCAAGCGTGTAAGCGGTGTGGGTGATGCCAATGTGATGGGTACCGACTACTCCATGCGTATCTGGTTGAAACCGGATGTGATGGCGCAGTATAAGTTGGTACCGAGTGACATTACGGGGGTATTGGCAGAACAGAACGTGGAAGCTGCTCCGGGACAGTTCGGTGAACGCGGTAACCAGTCGTTCCAATATACCATCCGTTATAAAGGACGTTTGTCGAGCGAAACAGAATTCGGCGATATTGTCATCAAGTCTTTGCCGAACGGTGAATTGCTTCGCTTGAAAGATGTAGCCGAAATGGAATTGGGCCGTTTGACTTACAACTTCAACAATACGGTAAACGGTCATAAGGCTGTATCTTGTATCGTCTATCAGATGGCAGGAACCAATGCGACGGAAACCATTGCTAACTTGGAAAAAGTGCTTGCCGAATATGAAAAGAATCTTCCCGAAGGCTTGGGTATCAACATTGCACAGAGTGCCAACGACTTCTTGTTCGCTTCTATTCACGAGGTTGTCAAGACGTTGATTGAAGCATTTATCCTGGTGTTTATCGTAGTATATATCTTCTTGCAGGATATGCGTTCTACGTTGATTCCGGCGATTGCCATTCCGGTAGCTTTGATTGCCACTTTCTTTGCCTTGAAGATTATCGGCTTCAGTATCAACTTGCTGACCTTGTCGGCTATGGTGCTTGCGATTGCGATAGTCGTCGACGATGCCATAGTCGTCGTCGAGGGTGTCCACGCCAAGTTGGACCAGGGGTATAAGTCAACGCGTGAGGCATCTATCGATGCCATGAGCGAATTGGGCAGCGCCATCGTTTCCATTACGTTGGTGATGATGTCTGTGTTCATTCCGGTAAGTTTCATGAGTGGTACGGCAGGTACCTTCTATCAGCAGTTCGGTCTGACCATGGCAATTGCCATCGGTTTCTCGGCATTGAATGCGTTGACACTTTCTCCGGCGTTGTGTGCCTTGTTCTTGAAACCGCATACTACGGAAACTACGTTGAAAGAACGTATGGGTACGGCTTATAAGGAATCGCGTAAGATTCTCGTGGCACGGTATACAGACGCTCTTGGTAAGTGGATGAACCCGAAGATTGTCATTCTCTTTACAATCGTTGCTATTTTGGGTATGATTTTCGGCTTGTTCAGTTTTGGAGAACATCCGGTGCTCTGTATCGTGATGATTATTATCAGTGTCTTGGCTTTTGCCGGTATGACTACCGACAAGTTCAAGAACTCGTTCAACAAGTCGTATAATTCGTTGCTGGCAAAATATAAGAAACGTGTTGTATTCTTTATTCACAAACGCTGGCTGTCAATGGGTATGGTTGCCGGAGCGATTGTGCTTTTGGTCGTATTCATGAGCATTACACCTACCGGTATGGTGCCGAATGAAGATACGGGTACCATTATGGGTTCTGTGACTTTGCCTCCCGGCACTTCTCAGGAACGTGCACGTGAAGTATTGGCACAGGTGGACAGCCTGATAGCTGCCGAACCTGCCGTTCAGTCACGTACGGTGATTTCCGGTTTCAGCTTTATCGGTAGCGGTCAGGGACCTTCTTACGGTTCTATTATCATCAAGCTGAAAGACTGGGAGGAACGTTCTACGCAGCAAAGTTCAGATATTGTGGTCGCTACGTTGTTCATGCGTTCACAGAAACTCTTCAAGGATGCGCAAGTACTGTTCTTTGCACCTCCGATGATTCCGGGTTATTCTATTTCAACCGATATCGAGTTGAACATGCAGGATAAGACCGGTGGTAGTCTGGATCACTTCTTCCAGGTGGTAAACGACTATATTGCCGCTTTGCAGGAGCGTCCGGAAATCAATTCGGCTTCTACCAACTTTAACCCGAGCTTCCCGCAATATCAGTTGGATATTGATGCGGCAGCTTGTAAGAAGGCGGGTATTAGTCCGAGCGATATTTTGACAACCATGCAGGGCTACTTCGGTGGTATCTACGCATCTAACTTCAACAGCTTCGGTAAGATGTACCGTGTGATGATTCAGGCAGAACCCGATGCTACAAAGAACTTGGAGTCGTTGAACGGAATCAAGGTGCGTGGCAGTGACGGCGAGATGGCTCCTATTTCGCAGTTCGTATCGCTGAAGAAGATTTACGGTCCGGATGTCATCAGCCGTTTCAACCTGTATACTTCTATTCAGGTGATGGTTTCTCCGGCAGCCGGTTATTCTTCGGGTCAGGCATTGCAAGCGATTGCTGAAGTAGCAAACGATAACTTGCCTGCCGGTTTCGGTTACGAATTGGGAGGTATGGCGCGTGAAGAGGCACAGACCACCAATACGACAGGAATTATCTTTGTGCTCTGTCTGGTATTCGTTTACCTGTTGCTGAGTGCACAGTATGAAAGTTACCTGTTGCCTTTGGCAGTATTGTTGTCAATACCTTGCGGTTTGTTGGGAAGCTTCCTGTTTGTCAACGGTTTCTCGGCATTGGGCAGTATTCCGGCATTGAAGATGGTATTGGGAACTATGTCGAACGATATTTATATGCAGATTGCGTTGATTATGTTGATGGGTCTGTTGGCAAAGAATGCCATCTTGATTGTAGAGTTCGCGCTCGACCGTCGTAAGCAGGGTATGAGTATATCTTGGGCAGCTGTCTTGGGTGCTTCCGCCCGTCTGCGACCGATTCTGATGACTTCTTTGGCAATGATTATCGGTTTGCTCCCGTTGATGTTCGCCTTCGGTGTAGGTGCCCACGGTAACCGTACATTGGGTGCTTCGGCTATCGGCGGTATGTTGATTGGTATGATTTTCCAGATTTTCATCGTTCCGATTTTGTTCGTGACGTTCCAATGGTTGCAAGAGAAAGTTAAACCGATGGAATGGGATAGCTTGGACGAAAGCGAAGTGGAATCTGAAATTGAACAGTATACTCCTACTAAACGATAA
- a CDS encoding efflux RND transporter periplasmic adaptor subunit, with product MNMSMKKNRSFSSSRIALLALGISALTACSSQGGKMGDDEFTVQEVTSTSSNQVTKYPATIKGLQDIEIRPQVSGFIVKLCVDEGATVHKGQALFQIDPTQYQAAFDQAKAGVESAKANLKTVSETEVNKKMLHEQKIISDFEYQTAVNNLLTAKASLAQAEASYTAAKQNLGFCTVTSPSDGVIGTFPYRIGALVSPSVADPLTTVSQIGDMYVYFSLTEKELLNLTKAGGTLKEQLEKMPEVQLELSDGSVYAEKGKIDAVSGVIDQETGSVSMRAIFPNKQNILRSGGMANIIFPYTMENVLLVPQSATVDIQDKKFVYVLQPDSTVKYTEIQISNLNDGKNYIVLDGLKSGDKIAVEGVTRLSDGMKITPITPAQREAKYQQALKDQREGNLATAFN from the coding sequence ATGAATATGAGCATGAAAAAAAACAGAAGTTTTTCTTCTAGCCGGATAGCCCTTTTGGCATTGGGCATATCGGCATTGACTGCATGTAGCAGCCAAGGCGGTAAAATGGGTGATGACGAGTTCACAGTACAGGAGGTGACTTCTACTTCCAGTAATCAGGTGACAAAGTATCCGGCAACAATCAAAGGTTTGCAGGATATTGAAATCCGTCCGCAAGTGTCGGGATTTATCGTGAAATTGTGTGTAGACGAAGGTGCTACCGTTCATAAGGGACAAGCGTTGTTCCAAATTGACCCCACACAATATCAAGCAGCGTTTGATCAGGCTAAGGCGGGGGTTGAGTCTGCGAAAGCAAATCTGAAGACTGTTTCGGAAACGGAAGTGAACAAAAAGATGCTTCACGAACAGAAAATCATCAGTGATTTTGAATATCAGACTGCCGTCAACAACCTGTTGACTGCTAAGGCAAGTCTGGCACAGGCTGAGGCTTCGTATACTGCTGCCAAGCAGAATTTGGGATTCTGTACGGTGACTAGCCCTTCGGACGGCGTTATCGGTACGTTCCCCTACCGTATAGGTGCGCTGGTAAGCCCGTCGGTAGCTGATCCTTTGACAACGGTTTCTCAAATCGGGGACATGTATGTGTATTTCTCGCTGACCGAAAAGGAACTGTTGAACCTGACCAAGGCAGGAGGTACACTGAAAGAGCAATTGGAGAAGATGCCGGAAGTGCAGCTGGAACTTTCTGATGGAAGCGTTTATGCAGAAAAAGGAAAGATTGATGCCGTGAGCGGTGTTATCGACCAGGAAACCGGTTCGGTAAGCATGCGTGCCATTTTCCCCAATAAGCAGAATATCTTGCGAAGCGGAGGTATGGCGAACATTATCTTCCCTTATACAATGGAAAATGTATTGTTGGTTCCGCAGTCGGCTACGGTAGACATCCAGGACAAGAAGTTCGTTTACGTATTGCAACCGGACAGCACAGTGAAGTATACGGAAATCCAAATCTCGAACTTGAACGACGGCAAGAACTACATTGTGCTTGACGGTTTGAAGTCGGGCGATAAGATTGCCGTAGAAGGTGTAACCCGTTTGAGCGACGGTATGAAGATTACTCCGATTACCCCTGCCCAGAGAGAAGCCAAGTATCAGCAGGCTTTGAAAGACCAGAGAGAAGGCAATCTGGCTACAGCTTTTAATTGA